The following are from one region of the Ignavibacteriota bacterium genome:
- a CDS encoding CHAD domain-containing protein, with the protein MSYLLENNETLSFGLKRIVLELIDRSVFNLAKGNGSFNDDVHDTRKNFKKLRTVLRLIKSELGGKNFFAENLFYRDAGRTLSDLRDSTVLIETFDKLLKNSEIEMSNFDFSVFREFLVEKHKTIRMAKSKKSALLNSLSTDLILARSRVFDWPLSGDDFTLLKKNLQKIYEQGKNYMYAVFSESIKENVHEWRKRAKDLLYAMRILNNIWTEIMSPLVLLLGKLSDTLGDANDLFLLKQRILSNQNKFKDDQHT; encoded by the coding sequence ATGAGTTATCTACTTGAAAATAATGAAACCCTCAGCTTTGGTTTGAAAAGAATAGTGCTTGAACTGATTGACAGGTCGGTATTTAATCTTGCCAAGGGGAACGGCTCATTCAATGATGATGTTCATGATACCAGAAAAAATTTTAAAAAGTTACGTACTGTTTTAAGGCTTATTAAATCTGAGTTAGGAGGAAAAAATTTCTTTGCAGAAAATTTATTTTATCGGGATGCTGGCAGAACATTATCCGATTTAAGGGATAGTACAGTTTTAATTGAGACTTTCGATAAGCTTTTAAAAAATTCGGAAATTGAAATGTCAAACTTTGATTTTTCAGTGTTCCGGGAATTTCTGGTGGAAAAACACAAAACTATCCGGATGGCAAAGAGTAAGAAAAGTGCTCTTCTTAATTCTCTGTCAACTGATCTGATCCTTGCGAGAAGCAGAGTTTTTGACTGGCCTTTGAGTGGGGATGATTTTACACTGCTTAAAAAGAATCTCCAAAAAATTTATGAGCAGGGAAAGAATTATATGTACGCTGTATTCAGCGAATCGATTAAAGAGAACGTACACGAATGGCGAAAAAGAGCCAAGGATCTCTTGTATGCTATGAGAATATTGAACAACATCTGGACTGAAATAATGAGTCCGTTGGTTTTGCTGCTTGGGAAATTATCTGATACTCTCGGTGATGCAAATGATCTGTTCCTGTTAAAACAAAGAATTCTCTCAAACCAAAATAAATTCAAAGATGATCAGCACACGTGA